The genomic window GCCTATACGGTACAAGGTTATTGGAAATGACAGCAAATATATCTTAGATGAAATAGATACCACTTTTAGACAGTTGGCAAAACTAACCAATTTAGATATCAAAAAATCTGATGACGATGACGAGGTAAATTTTATTATTGCATTGAGTGCAGATGCGGATGTGCTTGCGCAGTTGTCTGACAATGTGAAGAAATATGTCAATAGTTTTGGCGGTTTTGCCTTTAAGGCCAATAAGAAAAGTGAGATTTATAGGCTAGAACGCTTGTTTGTGATTGCTAAGTATCCCAGCAAGGCCGATGTGCGTTACGTGGTTAAAAAAGGTATGGTTACGGGCTTTGGTTTTTTTAAGAAAAGCGAAACCGCCCCTAAGAGTATGTTTTATAGCGCAAACAATGGTAAGCTTAAAATTGACGATTTTGATGCAGCAATCATTAAAGCTTTTTATCACGAAAACATCAAGCCCGGAATGACAAAAGAGGAAGTTGACCCGCTTTTACAATAGGTTCAACTTCCTCTTTTCATGAGTGACTTTTTAAGCTTATTTTACTATAAATTTAAAAGGAACATAGAAAATACGAATATCTGGTCCTTTACTGATAGCATTTAAAGATGCGTTGAGCATCGCTCTTTCGCATTTATCTTCTAGCGCATTGTTTTTAAAGGTGCTTCCTCTAGCTCCAGCAGTTGCTCTCACAATTCTACCAGATTTATTCACTTCAATTTTAACCATAATGGTTCCACGCTCTTGTCCATCGTCTTCTGGTATTACCAAATTTTTGAAATTACTCAAGGGCAATGGTTTGTTGCCAAAACCAGAACCACCATCACCGTAAAAAGGAGTTAGCGGATCGCCATCAACATCGCCTTGGTTGCCAGGTGTTGAGCCAGTACCATCGCCGCCACCAGTGGCATTGTTCTTTTTGCCTTTGTAAAGTGCATTGGGATTAATTGCAGGCTGTTCTACTTTATTATCTTGCGTAGCACTAGGATTGGCATTACTTTTAACCGCTTTGGTGTTTACACTTACTGCCTCTTCGTTATCCTGTGTGGTCAAGTTTTGATCACTCAGTTGCGATTGGGTGCTTTTCGTGGTAGGGTCTGGCGTAATTTGGTCTGGCTTTTTGCCATTAGCACTAGGATCCATTGATGGTTCTTCCATACTGGTGTAATCTGTGCCCATTCCTTCTACCGATGTGCCGTAGTTTACCACCATGCCGCCCATGCCCAACTCTTCGTTAGGTTCGAATTTGCCAATTATCCATAAAAAGCTAAGGGCAATAAAAGCCCCCATTAGCCCTGTAGAAATGGCCAAAGCTTTTGGATAATTATTTTCTTCTTTATGGTTATGTGCCATGTTTACTTTTTCTGTTCTACTGCAAGAACAACTTTCAATTTCAATTTGTTAGCCACATCAAATACTTTCATGGTATTTTCTATAGATACCCCTCTGGCCACATACAATACAATGGTTAAGTCGGTGTCTTGTTGTATCTGACTTTGTATTTGTGATTCCATCGCTTCTAGCGAAACAGGTTTCTTATCAACGAAATAATTTAGGTTTTCATCAATACTTACCGTAATAGATTTTTGGTTGTTGGCCTGCTGACCAGAAGAGGAGCGGGGCAACAACAACTTTACCACCTGTGGGTTTACCACAGCTGAGGCCAATAGAAAAAACAGCATCAAGAAAAACATGATGTCGTTTAAGGCAGCTGTGTGCACCTCTACATGACCTTTTTTTCTGTTCTTTAAATTCATTATTTGCCTGGTTCTTCTAAAAGATCGATAAACTCAATTGCTTCGGTTTCCATTTTAAGGATGATTTTCTCTACCATCATGTTTAAGATGTGGTAAAGTACGTAGGCCATAATCCCAATAATCAACCCTGTTGCAGAAGTAATCATTTTGGTATAAAGACCGTCAGAAATGGTGCCAATTTCAATAGCACCTTCGGCAGCTACACGCTGAAAAATGGTAATTACACCAATGATGGTACCTACGAAACCCAACATGGGCGCAATACCCGCAATGATGCCCAAAATGCCAATGTTCTTTTCTAATTTGGCTACTTCCAGTTTTCCGGTGTTTTCTATAGCACCTTCAATATCTTTAATAGGGCGGCCAATACGTTTTAAGCCCTTCTCTAACATACGAGCCAAAGGAGAAGGTGTGTTTTTACACAAAGCGATGGCATTTTCCAATCGGCCATCTTTAATGTTCTGTCTAATTTGAAACAAGAGATTGGTATCGTCTTTAGAAGCTTTACGCACAGTTAAATACCTTTCGATAAAAATAACCAAGGCTAAAAACGCTAATAATGCCAGCGGAATCATTACCCAGCCACCTCTAAAAAGTAGGTCTATAAAGTGAATTTGCTCTTGTGTTTTAACGGCAGCAGTAGTTACAGTTTGTGCTGTATCTGCTAAATTTTGCACTGTGTCTTGTAAATTAGCCTGTAATAGTATCATTGTGTGTTATTTGTTTTTAATGGGTTGAGCATAGATATCTTTGTTATTAAATTGCTTACGAAATTTGATAACGTATTTTTGTGCCGAATCTATATGGTTGTAGGTTGCAATGCTTATATTTTTGCGTTTGCCATGCATGGTAGATATTTTCGCATCGAACCCTTTTTTACGCATACGCGAAACATAGTCGCTTGCTTTTTTTTCTGTAGCAAAAGAAGCAATAATCACATCGTAGGTATAGGTAGTGGGCGCTGCTGTTTTTGTGGTGGTAACCTTTAGCGTATCTTTTGCTTTTTCTACCTCTAGCCCTACTTTTTCAGCACTTTTCATAATGCTATCTGCAAAAGAAAGAGAATCTGTTTGGCTTTTTAAATTGCTTCTTTCAATAGGTACGGCTATTTTTTCGTTCGGGTTGGTGTTGTCTCTTTTAAAGTTTTCAAAAATAGCTGGCCTCACAAAATAAAGAATAACCAAAGCTACAGCCACCATAAGTAAACCTAGTAATAGCTTTTGATAAAAAGGCATTTTGGTTTTTTCTGCTACTGCTTGTTCTTCAAGCTCTTCGCTATCAAAATCTTCAATAAGCACATTTTCTTCCTGTTTGGCTTTACGCTCAATGGTATCGAAATTCCATTCTTGTGTAGTAGAATTTAATTTGAAATCTTCTGGTTTTTCTTCTTTTGTAAAAGTAATAGCTGCACCAGCCTCATTTTCAACAAATGTTTCTTCTGTATTAAGGTCTTCTTCAGAAATTACATTATCTTTTTCAAAATCCCAAGTATCTTGATCGTCTTCTTGCTCTACTTCATTGTTGGTGTCAACCGACCTAACTTCTTCAAAAGTTTCGGGTGCTGTAGGCTCTTGTTCGGTTTCAGCTAGGCTAGCGGTATCTTGGTTTGCTGCGTTGAGGCTTTCAAGTTGTTCTGTTACAGTCTGTTCTTCTACAATATCTACGTTCTCGCTTTCTTTGCTAGTACTTGTTTTGTCTGTAAATTCAAGTTTATTTATTTCTTGCTCAAATTCTGGAACCTGCACTTGCTCTATCTGAGGTTGCTCAGCTACGGTCTCAGGTTTCGAAAATTCTTCTGGTTCCTCATTGCTTGCAGGGCTTATTGCAGCAGTTACTGGGGGTAAAGCAAAAAAATCGAAACCTGTATTAATGTCTTGGCTCGGCGTAAAAGTCAGGTGGCCATCAGCTTTTTGCAGCGTTCCTAGATTGGCCAGTTCATAAGCTCCATTTGCTAAAGATTGCTGTACTTCTGCAACAAACTGGTTAATGAAATATTGAGCAGAATCTGCTGAGATACCTCTTTTATTTTGGATATATTCGGAAAGTGCTGTGTTTTCTAACTGTGCCGTAGTAAACTCTAAAGCATAGCTAGGTGGCAAAAACGAATGGGTTTCTGCATCGTACCTTCCTGGTGTTTTCTTTTTATATAAAGTACCTAAGCCTTCAATTCCTATTTGTTTACGGGTTTTTAAAAGTGCTATAAGGTATTGTAATATATCCATTTAGTAAAATAAGTATAAGTTTAACCTTTTAAAACGAATAGGTTAAGCCGCCAAAGATATTGATTCCATTTAAACGATAGTATAAAAATCTGCTGTAGTTATTGTTTAGCAAGTTGTTTGTTTTAACAAAAGCCGAAAATTTGTTGTTGATTTTATAGTTGGCACCCAAACCTAAATCTACAAAGCCTTTAACGGTTACGATGCTTTCGTTATTAAAATCTGGTACTGGAGGATAAGTGCCATCAGGATTTAAAGGGTTTGCTGTAAAAACTTTGGCTCTGCTATCGTCTTGCATCATAACGGCAGCATCAAATGTGAGTTTCTTATTGTACACAAATGTAAAGTTTGATGATAAACGTAATTGCGGTTTAAAGTAGCTTTCTTTCTCGGTACCTGCTTTGTAATCTTCCATATTTAGTTTACCGGTCCATTTTAGGTTGTCGCTAACTTGTACCGATAGTTCTCCTTCTAGGCCCAATATTTTTGTCTTGCCGAAATCATAGATTACATCAAATTTATTAAACGAATCGAAATTATTTACGAACAGCGGCATATCGGTAATTTCTCTACTGTAAACCTTTGCTTTGTAGCCAAAACCTGGCCCGCCAGTGCCCTTAATACCAGCACTAAAACTTAGTTTTTCTATGCTATTTTTAATCAGGATGTTTTGGTTCAAGAAAGGATTTTCGTCAGTTAAGTCTTTAAAAGTGTTACGGTTTACATCTCCCTTAACCTCTCCAAATAACTGTAAGAAATCTGGGATCAAGGTAAAATCTGCAGTAATGGCAGGGAAAATCCTAGTGGCAGATTTAGTGCCAAATTCTTGTGTAATGTTAGCACCTGCAACTATTTTTACACCACCTGCTTGCAATTTGATGTACGGATTAACACGTAACAAATTATTAGAAACATCAGTGTTTAAGTCTTTGGTTTTGCCAAACTCTGCCGATGCCGCCAAACCTAAATTGAAACTACTGATGCGTTTATTTAAGTAGCCATTTAAAGTAAATGAACTTTCTTTGGCGCTAAACCTATCATTAAACATATAGGCGTTAACTTTTGCCGCATAACTTAATGCGTCTGGGTCAGCGGTAAACTTACTAATTGCTTCGCCTTCTAGTTCAAAGAAATTGAAAGCTTGTTTTTCTGGATTTGGATTTAAACTTGGATCAGCATCGTTTATTCCGTAAAAATATAGGCCATGGCGTTGGTAATTTAGCTTGCCGTTTAGGGTGGCACTTTCTCCAATGCTGCGTACAAAGGCACTTAACTGTTGGCGGTTTTCGTCTTGTTTGTTCAGCTTGCCAGATTGGCCAAAATGCCTAAAGAACACACCTGTTTGCAGTGCAGGGTCTTTGCCCATACCTACGTATGCTTCGGCAAGAAAGGTACCCAAGTTCCCAAAACCACCTTTAGCATAGTTGTTTAATAGTTCGGCTTCACGCTCATCAGCTACTTTTTGTGCTTGTAGCTTTTGGATATCGGTATTCAACGCTAGTTTTCTATCTGTTAATTGATAGTTGAATTTAGCTTTGTAAGTTTTAATGTTATCCAAATCCGGACTTCTTCTCAACTTTACCGCTTCGGCCAATACAGGTTTGTAAGGTCTTATAATTTCGATTTCTTCGCTAACCGTTTTTTCAGTCTTTTCTGGAGGTTTTACATCTTGCGCATGCAAACCAGTTGCGCCGAAAATTAAGGCAAGCGTTAAATATGTTGTTTTATTAAAGTTCATTTTGTGTTTTCTAGTTGATTTTTGCCAATTTTTCTTTTGCCGTAGGTACAATATCATCTTTACCTTCGTAGTTATCGATGATACTTAACAAGGTGCTTTTTGCTTGCATCTTATCTTTTAAAGCCAAGTAGTTATCGGCTAAAAGGATGAAAGATTTGGCTACCCAATAATCGTAAGATGGCATATTGTTAATTAAATCAAAGCAAGTTTTTTGCGATGTTTTATAATCGCCTTTGGCATATTGTAAAAAGGCCAAGTTGTATTTAGCTTCTGCTGCGGCCAATGTTTTTGTTTTTGCAACCACATTGTTAAAAGCTTTAACCGCCGATGTGGTATCTGCTTTTAATAAGAAAGCTTTGCCCGCATACAAATCAGAGCTGTTTTTCTCTTCTTCTGATGCCTTGTCTGATGTTTTGATGATTTCGGCATACTTCAGCATATCATCTGGCATGTTCAACTCATTGTATGCCTTAATTAAATTATTGATGGCATAACTGTGGTGTGCTTTGTAATCTGCAGTAGTTTCTAACCTTTTTAAATAAACAATGGCTTCATTGTATTTTTTCTCCTGCATTAATACTTTAGATACGCTCATTAACGAACGCTCTGTATAATCGCTGGTCCAGTCGTTTAAAATGTAGTCATAATCTGCAATGGCTTCTGCCGAGCGACCTAATTTTACCAAGGATTCTGCTCTAATAAATTTAGCTTCCTTATCGTGAATTGGTTTTGGAAATTTATCTAAATAGGCATTAATGGCTTCGTAAGCGCCTTTAGCATCGCCACGTAGGTAAATGTTATTGGCCGACTGGAACATGATGTTGTCTTGCTCGCTCATAGAGTAATTGCCCAGCGGCGTAGTTGCTGCATAAGCAATAAAACCAGTAGCATCGCCACGGTCTACGTAAATATTCTTAATAGATTCTAGTGCCTGTTTCGCATCTGGTGCGCTCGGGTAATCTCTAATTACTTTCTTGAAAGACTCTAAAGCCATATCGTCTTGGTCTTGGTTGTATTGTACCAGGCCAATGGTTAATAAAGCTTTAGGTATGTAGCTGCTTCTTGGATATTTCTCTACCAAGCCTACCAAATCTATTTTCGATTTTTCTAACTCTCCTTTATTAAAATAGGTGTAGGCCATTTCAAAACCAGCATCGTCAGAGTAATTAGAATTAGGGAATTGTGTAAGCAAACTTTGCATGGTAGCAATTTTGGCATCCTCTTGTTTTTGTAAACCTTGGATCATACCGCGTTGGAAAAGTGCATAGTCTTCGCCGGTTTGCTTGCCTGCAATAATTCGGTTATAATAAGTTAATGCCTCCCCGTAGTTTTTGTTTACAAAGTAAGAGTCTGCCAAGCGTAAAGTAGCATCGGTTACAGTTTTTGCATCTTTATCAGCTCCTCTTAAAAAGCGTTCGAAATAGTTGGCTGCTTTGGCGTATTTTTCGTCTTCGAAAGCGGCATAACCCAGTGCATAGTTGGCAAAATTAAATACCTCTGTT from Pedobacter sp. SL55 includes these protein-coding regions:
- a CDS encoding DUF2927 domain-containing protein, with translation MKKIYCSILLFLISAVAAFAQKLTEKEKIAFDEIAYHRFRVGEYEKIHKWVVPIRYKVIGNDSKYILDEIDTTFRQLAKLTNLDIKKSDDDDEVNFIIALSADADVLAQLSDNVKKYVNSFGGFAFKANKKSEIYRLERLFVIAKYPSKADVRYVVKKGMVTGFGFFKKSETAPKSMFYSANNGKLKIDDFDAAIIKAFYHENIKPGMTKEEVDPLLQ
- a CDS encoding energy transducer TonB → MAHNHKEENNYPKALAISTGLMGAFIALSFLWIIGKFEPNEELGMGGMVVNYGTSVEGMGTDYTSMEEPSMDPSANGKKPDQITPDPTTKSTQSQLSDQNLTTQDNEEAVSVNTKAVKSNANPSATQDNKVEQPAINPNALYKGKKNNATGGGDGTGSTPGNQGDVDGDPLTPFYGDGGSGFGNKPLPLSNFKNLVIPEDDGQERGTIMVKIEVNKSGRIVRATAGARGSTFKNNALEDKCERAMLNASLNAISKGPDIRIFYVPFKFIVK
- a CDS encoding ExbD/TolR family protein; the protein is MNLKNRKKGHVEVHTAALNDIMFFLMLFFLLASAVVNPQVVKLLLPRSSSGQQANNQKSITVSIDENLNYFVDKKPVSLEAMESQIQSQIQQDTDLTIVLYVARGVSIENTMKVFDVANKLKLKVVLAVEQKK
- a CDS encoding MotA/TolQ/ExbB proton channel family protein; amino-acid sequence: MILLQANLQDTVQNLADTAQTVTTAAVKTQEQIHFIDLLFRGGWVMIPLALLAFLALVIFIERYLTVRKASKDDTNLLFQIRQNIKDGRLENAIALCKNTPSPLARMLEKGLKRIGRPIKDIEGAIENTGKLEVAKLEKNIGILGIIAGIAPMLGFVGTIIGVITIFQRVAAEGAIEIGTISDGLYTKMITSATGLIIGIMAYVLYHILNMMVEKIILKMETEAIEFIDLLEEPGK
- a CDS encoding SPOR domain-containing protein, whose product is MDILQYLIALLKTRKQIGIEGLGTLYKKKTPGRYDAETHSFLPPSYALEFTTAQLENTALSEYIQNKRGISADSAQYFINQFVAEVQQSLANGAYELANLGTLQKADGHLTFTPSQDINTGFDFFALPPVTAAISPASNEEPEEFSKPETVAEQPQIEQVQVPEFEQEINKLEFTDKTSTSKESENVDIVEEQTVTEQLESLNAANQDTASLAETEQEPTAPETFEEVRSVDTNNEVEQEDDQDTWDFEKDNVISEEDLNTEETFVENEAGAAITFTKEEKPEDFKLNSTTQEWNFDTIERKAKQEENVLIEDFDSEELEEQAVAEKTKMPFYQKLLLGLLMVAVALVILYFVRPAIFENFKRDNTNPNEKIAVPIERSNLKSQTDSLSFADSIMKSAEKVGLEVEKAKDTLKVTTTKTAAPTTYTYDVIIASFATEKKASDYVSRMRKKGFDAKISTMHGKRKNISIATYNHIDSAQKYVIKFRKQFNNKDIYAQPIKNK
- a CDS encoding TonB-dependent receptor, whose protein sequence is MNFNKTTYLTLALIFGATGLHAQDVKPPEKTEKTVSEEIEIIRPYKPVLAEAVKLRRSPDLDNIKTYKAKFNYQLTDRKLALNTDIQKLQAQKVADEREAELLNNYAKGGFGNLGTFLAEAYVGMGKDPALQTGVFFRHFGQSGKLNKQDENRQQLSAFVRSIGESATLNGKLNYQRHGLYFYGINDADPSLNPNPEKQAFNFFELEGEAISKFTADPDALSYAAKVNAYMFNDRFSAKESSFTLNGYLNKRISSFNLGLAASAEFGKTKDLNTDVSNNLLRVNPYIKLQAGGVKIVAGANITQEFGTKSATRIFPAITADFTLIPDFLQLFGEVKGDVNRNTFKDLTDENPFLNQNILIKNSIEKLSFSAGIKGTGGPGFGYKAKVYSREITDMPLFVNNFDSFNKFDVIYDFGKTKILGLEGELSVQVSDNLKWTGKLNMEDYKAGTEKESYFKPQLRLSSNFTFVYNKKLTFDAAVMMQDDSRAKVFTANPLNPDGTYPPVPDFNNESIVTVKGFVDLGLGANYKINNKFSAFVKTNNLLNNNYSRFLYYRLNGINIFGGLTYSF